The sequence AACTTCATGCAGCATAAATCCATCTCTAACCTTCAAGATTCTTTCCTCCCAGTACTTTAAAAAATCTAAGTCACCAAAACTATAAATTACCTCGACATTGCTTCTCTTTCTACATACTACAATATAAATATCGTTGAATATTCGACTGTTAGCGTACACGAGTTAGAGGAGGAATCTCTATTGAAGTATCCTGAAATGCATTATGAGTCAAACATTCGTGTACTAACTCTACTGCCTGGAAATCCGGTCTGCACTTGAGCAGATAGACAGGAGTCTTCGCAAGCATCTGTCCTAAGTTATTAAGACACTTCTCCATGATTGCCTGATTATAATAAGGCAAAAAACATCTTGGCATAATATACGGAACTACCTTAGTTACAGGCATTCTACTAATTGAATTTTGCGACGCCTGTTCTAAGAGAATTATAGCTGTCAAAGGAGCACTCTCGTTCAGAAATAGTTCCTTTTTTCCGCTCCAGGGTGTCCCGTGAACATAGGTCTTATCATTGTCTAATCTTAAAGCCGGTCTGTCATCATTTAGAATCCGAGCACCCTTGTACTTAGTCCAAAGCTCCGCCTGTGTAGACTTTCCCGTTTCAGATGGAGCAGTAAAAATAATCCCTAACCCCTCCCAAGATATCGCCGCAGCATGAATTACTATGCCTTGGTAGAAAATAATACGATTTCTTAAAATTATTTCACTAAAAAAATTAAAAACTCCAACTTTAGCGGTTTGATTATGTTTCAAAAAAGTTATTTCCGCCCGACTCCAATCTTGATTCGCATCTGCCCTGCCTAAAATCTCGCCAGTATTTTCATCACAAACATAGATTGAAGTATTATAATAACCTTCAGAAAGGCAAACCCATTTGGCTTCATTATCAATTAAAAGTAATCCTTCGGGCTTTATTATTTTTTCACTGTCTTTTGTCACTATTTCCAGATTTATTTCTTTGGAGCCTTCTGCCAAAAAAGGTTCCAGCGAATTAAAAATTTCACTTTGGTAGGATAATATCCTTACTGAAACACCGGCGATATTATATGAATTTACCCTGATGCTTATCCCCCCTCTCCATAAAAATATGACCTGACATATGTGCCAGGCTGAGAATAGAGTTATCTTTTCCCCGGACGGCCCGGATGACCGGGGTGACCAGGATGACTGGGGTGACTGGGGTGCCCGGGATGTCCGTGACCTGGGTGACCGGGAAAACTCGGTGGGATTGGTGTTGAGGCTGTACAAGCCAAACTTTCTTCTGCTCTAAGTTCAACATAATATACCCTGGGTTTAGTATAAGTCTTCATTTTCGCTCCTCGTTTCTTTTCTTATTCTAAAGTTAATCATTTGAGTTTCCATTACATTTAAGATTCACCCTGTTTCCTCTGTCTTTTAAAGAAAATATCTATTTACGAAAAACTTTCATCCAAAAAAGTACAGAGTTCTCATTATTTAGTGGTTCCGATAAAGAACCTCTTTCCCATAAAACCGAATTGGAAGCCATACTTGCCAAGCTTTCTTCTACTCTAAGTTCAACATAATTAGTTGTCGGTTTAATATATTCTTTCATTTTTAAACCCTTCTTTATCAATTGTTAGCAAATTATATGCTGATACTCAGTTTAAGTATGCTAACTCTTCCTCATAACTTGGCTGCATTCTGTGGTGGTGCGATGTTGTTATAAAAGCGCTTAGCATTGAAGAAGTAATTGTAAGACCCAAAATACTTTTTATAATCACGTTTCTTAACTCTATTTAATACAACTCCTAAAATTTGAACATTCGAGTCTTCAAGCTGTACTTTGACACGCTTTAAACATTTTAGAGTAGTTGAACCCATTCTCACAACCAACAAAGCTGCGTCAACGTTTGAAGCCACAACAGCTCCATCACCAACGCTCATCAGGGCTGGAGTATCAAAGATTACGATATCGTAGGCATTTCTCACGTTAGCCATTAAAATCTTGAAATTAGTTGAGCATAACAATTCAATAGGATTCGGATGTGCATTACCGCAAGAAAAGTAAGTAAAATTCCTAATGTTAGTCTCACTGAGGGCATCAGTCAGTTCAACATCACCCATGAGATAATTAGAGAGTCCAACATTTAACCCCTGATTCATCCTCTTTGCAGCAGCCGGCTTACGCATATCCGCATCTACAAGCAGTACCCGCCAGCCTGATTGGGCCATCGAAATAGCAACACCAATGGCAAGCGAAGTTTTCCCCTCTTCTGGACTGCAGCTTGAAATACAAATTGTCTTTAAAGGTTTCTGGTCGTTACTAATAAGAATGTTAGCAGTTAACATCGCGTAGGCGTCATGAACAGCTTGATTTTCATGATCGTATACATAAAATGTTTTCGTTCCCATTAAATTATCTCCTCAATCAGATATTATTTTCAGGAATAATTCCGATTACCCTTACTAGCAAACCCTTCTCAATGTCTTCTGCCGAGCGTACTGTCGTATCAAAGTATTCAATAATATAGATTATCCCCAATGCGGCTAATAATCCCAGCAGCAACCCTTGAATAATCTTCTGCACACCCTTATTGACAGGATAGTCTGGTACCAAAGCTTCATCTAATATTCCAACACTATCACTATTCGAAAGTTGACGAATCTGAGTTGCAAATACACGTCCCGTTGCATTTGCAACATCCGCAGCAATAGTTGGTTCATACCCTCTGGCGCTAATAGTGAAGATATTAGAATCTTTCTTAAGCTCTATACTAATCATTGACAAAATTTCGCGTTCCGACAGGTTATGTTCCTTAACCTCC comes from Desulfosporosinus meridiei DSM 13257 and encodes:
- a CDS encoding CpsD/CapB family tyrosine-protein kinase; its protein translation is MGTKTFYVYDHENQAVHDAYAMLTANILISNDQKPLKTICISSCSPEEGKTSLAIGVAISMAQSGWRVLLVDADMRKPAAAKRMNQGLNVGLSNYLMGDVELTDALSETNIRNFTYFSCGNAHPNPIELLCSTNFKILMANVRNAYDIVIFDTPALMSVGDGAVVASNVDAALLVVRMGSTTLKCLKRVKVQLEDSNVQILGVVLNRVKKRDYKKYFGSYNYFFNAKRFYNNIAPPQNAAKL
- a CDS encoding YveK family protein, which encodes MEISRLLDSFARKWRLIVLLVVLGGGISSLYVYYTEPLYQAETRLYIMNLDKVSAENRFLDFSDLELSQRLVQEYYEVVYSRSVISLVAKEVKEHNLSEREILSMISIELKKDSNIFTISARGYEPTIAADVANATGRVFATQIRQLSNSDSVGILDEALVPDYPVNKGVQKIIQGLLLGLLAALGIIYIIEYFDTTVRSAEDIEKGLLVRVIGIIPENNI